A segment of the Desulfobacterales bacterium genome:
TGCCGATTCTATTGGTTCTCCGTTAATAAGGCGATATTTAATTGCACGTGAATTAAATAAGCTTGCAATAACTTTTTTATAAGCTTCAGGAGCTTTTGAAGAATCTACTCCGAGAAAAGAATCATGCAAGCCTGCAAAACTATGGTAACTGTCTTCACCAATAGCTGAGCTTCTTACTGAAAGAAGTATATTTTTTTTTGCTTTTTTCTCCATTAAAGAAATATTTTTTTGAATTTTTTTAATAATTTTTTTGGATAAAGGTTCGTTTAAAATTGAATCAGTTAATTTTTTTTCAGCCTCATTTATAGATATTTTTTCTTTTTTTAACGATTCAGAAACTAAGCTTATTTCTTCTGCTATATTAGTATGTTCAAAAAAATTTTTACAAACTTTGCTTGTGATTACAAATCCATCAGGTACAATACATTTTAATCGTTTTTGAATTTCTGCTAATCGTCCCATCTTATCACCTACAGCATCACTCATATTTATCCCAATATCGGATAAATCAATAGAATCTGGGGCATTAGGCACTTTAGTCTTTGAAAATAGCGCGTCTTCAACTTCGGTTCTGATTTTTTCAAAAGCAGGAAGCAAAGACAGATATTTATTTTCTGTAATGAAATTCAAATCTATAACAATACTCTTTACCGAGCTTTCAAGTTTTTCTGATAAGGACTTAAGATATTGAATATCAAATAAAAAATCTCCTCCTAAGTTTTCTTCAGCATCAGCGATAAGTTCGAGAACATGGTTGTTCTCATTCAGGAGGCTCTGGAATTTTTCTATCTTTTCCTTAAGTGAATCCAGATTTTCCTTTTTCCGACTATGGCCAAATAATTCTCTCCAGCCCATTATTTACCTAATGTCCTTTTCCGCTCCCACCAAAAATAATACCACTTAAAAGACCTGCTAAAATAGCAATGATTACTGCTAAACATCCAAATAAAAAACCATGATTAAATGCCAAAGAAGAGAGAAAATTTATCGATGGAGCTTGTTCAAGTTTAAAAGTACTTGTCTCGATGCGAGATCCTGAGCCATTGCTGAAAGCGAATAATTCAACAATATATTCACCTACTGGTGCTTTTGGAGGCAACATAAATTCGGTAACAGCTTGTCTCATTCCATTTTGTAATGAAGTACATTTAAAACTTTCATTATTAATTGAAAATAAGCCCTCACTTTCTTTAAGTTTGATTAATTCTCCAAAAAGCTCTTTTGTTTCTGGCTCTTGCTCATTGGTAGTCTTTTCTTTTAAAGATTCATAACCAATTTCTAAAGGCTGTAATATGTTTATGGGCGCAATAGAGGCTATTTTACTTGAACTTCGAATTATGTAAAGTTTTGGAACGAAATTATAGGAAATCTCCTTAACATTCATCCAGAGTATGCCCCATACTTTTCCTTTTTTCTTTAGGTGTAACGTTTCATCAGGTCCCTTTATTTTTGTTATAACTTCATAACCGTCAGGCACATTTGCCTTGATAGAAATTTTTTGTCCTCCATAAAAAAGGCCGATTTTAATTATGCTTGGTTCACTATAGTTTGCCAGTATAATAAATTAAGATAGTTATTAAAATAACTTAGTTTTAAGTGTTGCAAAAAACAATAAAGAAAGAGCGAATTAATTTGTAAAGAATTGAAATAAAAATAAATAGTACGATTGTTGCAAAAAACATCTAATGTTGCAATTTGTAATAATATAGGGTGTATCCCACCTTTTACAAATGATGCTTGAAACCTTACAAGTCCCCCTTTCCTAAAGGTGGATTTTATCTGACATATAATTCAGCTGTCTAAGGCCAAAAATATAGCCTTAGACAGATATTGATATTAAAAAATAGTAATATAACGTCATTTTTTTATAATTACTCTAATACCAGTTTTCTT
Coding sequences within it:
- a CDS encoding TIGR02186 family protein, producing the protein MILANYSEPSIIKIGLFYGGQKISIKANVPDGYEVITKIKGPDETLHLKKKGKVWGILWMNVKEISYNFVPKLYIIRSSSKIASIAPINILQPLEIGYESLKEKTTNEQEPETKELFGELIKLKESEGLFSINNESFKCTSLQNGMRQAVTEFMLPPKAPVGEYIVELFAFSNGSGSRIETSTFKLEQAPSINFLSSLAFNHGFLFGCLAVIIAILAGLLSGIIFGGSGKGH